Proteins encoded by one window of Halorubrum ruber:
- a CDS encoding polyprenyl synthetase family protein yields MEYLQRRVGLVEDRIESVIDDVEPDELSDEVGHVVLAGGKRVRPAVTVLACEAFDGDPEQAVDFAAGIEFVHNASLVIDDIIDRSEVRRGTAAAWAEFGYGPAIIASDGLLGEAFALFSAEPRAMRTVAEAMVELGEGEATELAARPTNEAEYMELARRKTGALFRAAAELGAVAGGAEPHAIDSFGEYAERVGVAFQMRDDVLDATADADDLGKPTGQDAEMDRPSVLQVTSLSPEEINERARAESERALAALDDADPPETEAIEYLRDLAEFVVVRER; encoded by the coding sequence ATGGAGTACTTGCAGCGTCGGGTCGGGCTGGTCGAAGACCGGATCGAGTCGGTCATCGACGACGTCGAGCCCGACGAGCTGTCCGACGAGGTCGGCCACGTCGTCCTCGCGGGCGGCAAGCGGGTCCGGCCCGCGGTGACCGTCCTCGCCTGCGAGGCGTTCGACGGAGATCCCGAGCAGGCCGTCGACTTCGCGGCCGGCATCGAGTTCGTCCACAACGCCTCGCTCGTGATCGACGACATCATCGACCGCTCGGAGGTCCGACGCGGCACCGCGGCCGCGTGGGCGGAGTTCGGGTACGGCCCCGCGATCATCGCCAGCGACGGCCTGCTCGGCGAGGCGTTCGCGCTGTTCTCCGCCGAGCCGCGCGCGATGCGCACCGTTGCCGAGGCGATGGTCGAGCTCGGCGAGGGCGAGGCGACTGAGCTCGCGGCGCGACCGACGAACGAGGCGGAGTACATGGAGTTAGCGCGCCGGAAGACGGGCGCGCTGTTCCGCGCCGCGGCCGAGCTGGGCGCGGTCGCGGGCGGCGCGGAGCCGCACGCAATCGACTCGTTCGGCGAATACGCCGAGCGCGTCGGCGTCGCCTTCCAGATGCGCGACGACGTGTTAGACGCCACCGCCGACGCCGACGACCTCGGCAAGCCGACCGGGCAGGACGCCGAGATGGACCGCCCCTCGGTCCTCCAGGTCACGTCGCTGTCGCCCGAGGAGATCAACGAGCGCGCCCGGGCGGAGTCGGAGCGCGCGCTCGCCGCCCTCGACGACGCCGACCCCCCGGAGACCGAGGCGATCGAGTACCTCCGCGACCTCGCGGAGTTCGTCGTCGTCCGCGAGCGGTAA
- a CDS encoding ABC transporter ATP-binding protein produces MSDPLLSVEGLKKYYADDPSLVDRLLGQESESVKAVDGVSFEVREGETLGLVGESGCGKSTTGETVLRLREPTEGEITFDGTDVRGMTDAELNQFRRRAQIVFQDPFSSLDPRMTTGDIVTEGLRIHDIEDKQGRRETARDLLERVGLSADQIDRYPHEFSGGQRQRIGIARALALDPDFVVLDEPVSALDVSVQAQILNLLEDLQEDFGLTFLFIAHNLGVVRHVCDRVAVMYLGEIVEIGPVEEIFDDPAHPYTKALLSSVPRASTEARDEEFETLHGDVPSPRNPPAGCRFHTRCPEARAACRESAPPGYDVGDGRTATCFRTDDDHAYWDSEPIGENAAASDESDAADAGEPADD; encoded by the coding sequence ATGAGCGACCCGCTGCTCTCCGTCGAGGGGTTAAAGAAGTACTACGCGGACGACCCGTCGCTCGTCGACCGCCTGCTCGGCCAGGAGTCAGAGAGCGTGAAGGCGGTCGACGGCGTCTCCTTCGAGGTTCGGGAGGGCGAGACGCTGGGGCTCGTCGGCGAGTCCGGCTGCGGGAAGTCGACGACCGGCGAGACGGTGCTACGGCTGCGCGAGCCGACCGAGGGCGAGATCACCTTCGACGGGACGGACGTCCGCGGGATGACCGACGCGGAGCTGAACCAGTTCCGGCGGCGCGCGCAGATCGTGTTCCAGGACCCGTTCTCCAGCCTCGACCCGCGGATGACCACCGGCGACATCGTCACGGAGGGGCTCCGGATCCACGACATCGAGGACAAGCAGGGGCGCCGCGAGACGGCCCGGGATCTGCTGGAACGCGTCGGCCTCTCCGCCGACCAGATCGACCGCTACCCGCACGAGTTCTCCGGGGGTCAGCGCCAGCGGATCGGGATCGCGCGGGCGCTCGCCTTGGACCCCGACTTCGTCGTCCTCGATGAGCCGGTGTCGGCGCTCGACGTGAGCGTTCAGGCGCAGATCCTCAACCTGCTCGAAGACCTGCAGGAGGACTTCGGGCTCACGTTCCTCTTCATCGCGCACAACCTCGGCGTGGTCCGCCACGTCTGCGACCGCGTCGCGGTGATGTACTTGGGGGAGATCGTCGAGATCGGCCCGGTCGAGGAGATCTTCGACGACCCCGCGCACCCGTACACGAAGGCGCTGCTGTCGAGCGTCCCGCGGGCGAGCACGGAGGCGCGCGACGAGGAGTTCGAGACGCTCCACGGCGACGTGCCCTCGCCGCGGAACCCGCCGGCGGGCTGTCGGTTCCACACGCGCTGTCCGGAGGCGCGCGCGGCCTGCCGGGAGTCGGCGCCGCCGGGATACGACGTCGGCGACGGCCGGACGGCGACCTGCTTCCGGACGGACGACGACCACGCGTACTGGGACAGCGAGCCGATCGGCGAGAATGCGGCGGCCAGCGACGAGTCGGACGCGGCGGACGCCGGCGAACCGGCGGACGACTGA
- the fdhF gene encoding formate dehydrogenase subunit alpha codes for MTDPTETDERRFESNPTVCPFCGVGCSIEYAGRGSATGVEGPVNERGEICPKGAAAFDVVDSDDRLTEPLVRHEGRFVTAPWAEALDRAVDGIGRVVDEHGPDAVQFFASSNCTNEENYVLQKLARVLGTNNVDNCARLCHASTVAAMSERLGAGAMTNTLDDLSEADCLFVNGANPAEQHPVAFRSYLLPAVRDGATLVHVDPRANDTTEVADVHLPLRPGTDIEVANAIAAVLVEEDLVDEEFLAERTTGFDRLREHLAEVDVAANAEAAGVDPEAIREAARAYGEADRAAIVTGMGTSQHRCGTDNVHALLNLALLTGNVGRPGTGVNPLRGQNNVQGASDAGGLPGVLPGYEPVTDPDARERVAAEWGVEPPAEPGLTEVEATHRFGDDVRAAVVFGENPAVTEPNATVVASAFNDLDFCVVIDLFETRTAAHADVVLPGSAWAEKSGTVTNTDRRVMRMRPNADLPGNARRDFEILTELGQRLTDRPDAFDYDGPEDAFDELTRVAPIYEGMSYEGIGDGYQRWPFSAAEGRGTDVLHAETFATGDRTAPLAVVDPVPPADDLDADELVLTTGRVLQHFNSGALSRRSERLTAMRGEDVLQIHPSDAAERGIEDGDRVTVSNERGTVEVAADVTPAVREGVAFCTFHYPEPLANALTGDALDPEAKIPEFKHSAVAVEPAATAGAAGGSEAAGDD; via the coding sequence ATGACCGACCCGACTGAGACCGACGAGCGGCGCTTCGAGTCGAACCCCACCGTCTGCCCGTTCTGCGGCGTCGGCTGTTCGATCGAGTACGCCGGGCGGGGAAGCGCGACCGGCGTCGAGGGACCGGTGAACGAGCGCGGCGAGATCTGCCCGAAGGGGGCGGCCGCGTTCGACGTGGTCGACAGCGACGACCGCCTGACGGAGCCGTTGGTCCGGCACGAGGGGCGGTTCGTCACGGCGCCGTGGGCGGAGGCGCTCGACCGCGCGGTCGACGGGATCGGGCGCGTGGTCGACGAGCACGGCCCGGACGCCGTCCAGTTCTTCGCGTCGTCGAACTGTACGAACGAGGAGAACTACGTCCTCCAGAAGCTCGCGCGGGTCCTCGGGACGAACAACGTGGACAACTGCGCGCGGCTCTGCCACGCCTCGACGGTCGCCGCGATGAGCGAGCGGCTCGGCGCGGGCGCGATGACGAACACCTTAGACGACCTGAGCGAGGCCGACTGTCTCTTCGTCAACGGCGCCAACCCGGCCGAGCAACACCCCGTCGCGTTCCGGTCGTACCTCCTGCCGGCGGTCCGCGACGGCGCGACGCTGGTCCACGTCGACCCGCGCGCGAACGACACGACCGAGGTGGCCGACGTCCACCTCCCGCTGCGGCCCGGCACCGACATCGAGGTGGCGAACGCGATCGCCGCGGTCCTCGTGGAGGAAGATCTCGTCGACGAGGAGTTCCTCGCGGAGCGGACGACCGGGTTCGACCGGCTGCGCGAGCACCTCGCCGAGGTCGACGTCGCCGCGAACGCCGAGGCGGCCGGGGTCGACCCGGAGGCGATCCGCGAGGCCGCGCGGGCGTACGGCGAGGCCGACCGCGCCGCGATCGTGACGGGGATGGGGACGAGCCAGCACCGCTGCGGCACCGACAACGTCCACGCCCTGCTCAACCTCGCGCTGCTGACCGGCAACGTCGGTCGCCCGGGGACCGGCGTGAACCCCCTCCGCGGACAGAACAACGTTCAGGGCGCGAGCGACGCCGGCGGGCTCCCGGGCGTGCTCCCCGGCTACGAGCCCGTGACCGACCCGGACGCCAGAGAGCGCGTCGCCGCGGAATGGGGGGTCGAGCCGCCGGCGGAGCCCGGGTTGACCGAGGTAGAGGCGACGCACCGCTTCGGCGACGACGTGCGCGCGGCGGTCGTCTTCGGGGAGAACCCGGCGGTCACCGAGCCGAACGCGACCGTGGTCGCGTCGGCGTTCAACGACCTTGACTTCTGCGTCGTCATCGATCTGTTCGAGACGCGGACGGCGGCGCACGCGGACGTGGTCCTCCCCGGGAGCGCGTGGGCCGAGAAGTCGGGCACGGTGACGAACACCGATCGGCGCGTGATGCGGATGCGGCCGAACGCCGACCTGCCGGGGAACGCCCGGCGCGACTTCGAGATCCTGACCGAGCTCGGTCAGCGGCTGACCGACCGTCCCGACGCGTTCGACTACGACGGCCCCGAGGACGCGTTCGACGAGCTGACCCGCGTCGCGCCGATCTACGAGGGGATGAGCTACGAGGGGATCGGCGACGGCTACCAGCGGTGGCCGTTCTCGGCCGCGGAGGGACGCGGCACCGACGTGTTACACGCCGAGACGTTCGCGACCGGCGACCGGACCGCCCCGCTCGCGGTCGTCGACCCCGTCCCGCCCGCGGACGATCTCGACGCCGACGAACTGGTCCTCACCACCGGGCGCGTGCTCCAGCACTTCAACAGCGGCGCGCTCAGCCGGCGCTCGGAGCGGCTCACCGCGATGCGGGGCGAGGACGTCCTCCAGATCCACCCGAGCGATGCGGCCGAGCGCGGCATCGAAGACGGCGACCGGGTGACCGTCTCGAACGAGCGCGGGACGGTCGAGGTCGCGGCCGACGTGACGCCGGCGGTGCGCGAGGGGGTGGCGTTCTGTACGTTCCACTACCCGGAGCCGCTCGCGAACGCGCTGACGGGCGACGCGCTCGACCCGGAGGCGAAGATCCCCGAGTTCAAACACTCGGCGGTCGCCGTCGAGCCGGCCGCCACCGCCGGGGCGGCCGGCGGGAGCGAGGCGGCCGGCGACGACTGA
- a CDS encoding ABC transporter permease, with protein sequence MVSSRVIRNLKKEFRQSGLAKLGLALVVVIVLTAVFAPFIAPHNPTDQQLNQSELPPIGFSQTEERTSSQMVDGEIQTVTEEVEITADPDHVFGTDGLGRDMFSRVVYGARTSLAVGVLGTLLAASIGVPVGLLAGYHRGRVDDALMRIADVSLAFPSLVLAVALIGLWGRAAVDIPDPFVVAGLAPEMPESFVLPITVVIVVGLVNWVWFARVARGEALSLRGQEYVKASRALGADDNTIILRHILPNAVTPIIVLGTVQVAAIILLESSLSFLGFSGTTLSWGFDIAQGRDYVSSGQWWIASIPGLAIMLSVIGINLLGDWLRDALDPGIEGEGGAA encoded by the coding sequence ATGGTCTCTTCACGTGTCATACGCAATCTCAAGAAGGAGTTCAGACAGAGCGGGCTCGCGAAGCTCGGGCTGGCGCTGGTGGTGGTCATCGTGTTGACCGCCGTGTTCGCCCCGTTCATCGCGCCCCACAACCCGACCGACCAACAGCTCAACCAGAGCGAGCTGCCGCCGATCGGCTTCTCGCAGACGGAAGAGCGGACCTCTTCGCAGATGGTCGACGGCGAGATCCAGACGGTCACCGAGGAGGTGGAGATCACCGCGGACCCCGACCACGTGTTCGGCACCGACGGGCTTGGTCGCGACATGTTCTCGCGGGTGGTGTACGGCGCTCGGACATCGCTCGCCGTCGGCGTGCTTGGCACGCTGCTGGCGGCGTCGATCGGCGTGCCGGTCGGCTTACTCGCCGGCTATCACCGCGGGCGCGTCGACGACGCGCTGATGCGGATCGCGGACGTGAGCCTCGCGTTCCCCTCGCTCGTGTTGGCGGTCGCGCTGATCGGGCTGTGGGGGCGGGCGGCGGTGGACATCCCCGACCCGTTCGTCGTCGCCGGCCTCGCGCCGGAGATGCCCGAGAGCTTCGTGTTGCCGATAACGGTGGTGATCGTCGTCGGCCTCGTCAACTGGGTGTGGTTCGCCCGCGTCGCCCGCGGGGAGGCGCTCTCCCTGCGCGGGCAGGAGTACGTGAAGGCGTCGCGCGCGCTCGGTGCCGACGACAACACGATCATCCTCCGGCACATCCTCCCGAACGCGGTCACGCCGATCATCGTCCTCGGGACGGTGCAGGTGGCGGCGATCATCCTCTTGGAGAGCTCGCTGTCGTTCCTCGGCTTCTCCGGGACCACGCTGTCGTGGGGCTTCGACATCGCGCAGGGGCGCGACTACGTCTCCTCCGGCCAGTGGTGGATCGCCTCGATCCCCGGGCTCGCGATCATGCTGTCGGTGATCGGGATCAACCTGCTCGGCGACTGGCTGCGTGACGCCTTGGACCCCGGCATCGAGGGCGAAGGGGGTGCCGCATGA
- a CDS encoding methyl-accepting chemotaxis protein, whose product MPTSGEYGRDDFGRGGLNDRLDVSELVDEIGLDADEIAWRKEFVGFDEEDERRLSRYEDAFAENADQIADDFYENLTGHQQTVDVIGRSEKGLEQLKRTQSAYLVTLAEGDYGEEYFEDRARIGKIHDMLEMPMKHYLGQYGVYYDLILPLIGDRLTDSLTDRLAPDGVDEELDDATAAAVEEEVDDAIEDLLSVLRIVNLDMQVVTDTYIHSYSEKLTEAVEENERLMAEVEDEVEGPIGDLRESADDVADSAAAVGDAAEDQSDRVAEISSEVANLSATVEEVASTADEVERTSSRAETLAEDGRDAADDAAAAMEDIGDAVDEVAEDVEALQERVEEIDEFVDAINGIADQTNLLALNASIEAARAGEAGAGFGVVADEIKSLAEESQEHASDIESMVDGIRTDTEETVESLSETTVRVDEGSERVADATESLTAIAEAVTETADGIDEVSDVTDEQAAAAEEIAATIDGVVEQSNRISEEMQELAAESERQSAAVEEVERTVRRLALDGGTDGGVGRASLTDGGTRVKRADAEAPTEAEKGRSLPAGIPEGTPRFVIDRLSDAELRAIADGELEMDDLR is encoded by the coding sequence ATGCCAACATCGGGAGAGTACGGCCGCGATGATTTCGGGCGGGGCGGTTTGAACGACCGACTCGACGTTTCCGAGCTGGTCGACGAGATCGGGCTCGACGCCGACGAGATTGCGTGGCGGAAGGAGTTCGTCGGCTTCGACGAGGAGGACGAGCGGCGGCTGAGTCGGTACGAGGACGCGTTCGCGGAGAACGCGGACCAGATCGCGGACGACTTCTACGAGAACCTCACCGGCCACCAGCAGACGGTCGACGTGATCGGCCGGTCGGAGAAGGGGCTCGAACAGCTCAAGCGGACGCAGTCGGCGTACCTGGTGACCCTCGCGGAGGGTGACTACGGGGAGGAGTACTTCGAGGACCGGGCGCGGATCGGCAAGATCCACGACATGCTGGAGATGCCGATGAAACACTACCTCGGGCAGTACGGCGTGTACTACGATCTCATCCTCCCGCTCATCGGCGACCGCCTCACCGACTCGCTCACGGACCGGCTGGCTCCCGACGGCGTCGACGAGGAACTCGACGACGCGACCGCGGCGGCGGTCGAGGAGGAGGTCGACGACGCGATCGAGGACCTGCTCTCCGTCCTCCGGATCGTCAACCTCGACATGCAGGTCGTCACGGACACGTACATCCACTCGTACAGCGAGAAGCTCACGGAGGCGGTCGAGGAGAACGAGCGGCTGATGGCGGAGGTGGAAGACGAGGTCGAAGGGCCGATCGGCGACCTGCGCGAGTCGGCGGACGACGTCGCCGACAGCGCCGCCGCGGTCGGCGACGCGGCCGAGGACCAGTCGGACCGAGTCGCCGAGATCTCCTCCGAGGTGGCGAACCTCTCGGCGACGGTCGAGGAGGTGGCGTCGACCGCCGACGAGGTCGAACGCACGAGCAGCCGGGCGGAGACGCTCGCGGAGGACGGCCGGGACGCGGCCGACGACGCCGCGGCCGCCATGGAGGACATCGGCGACGCCGTCGACGAGGTGGCGGAGGACGTCGAGGCGCTCCAAGAGCGCGTCGAGGAGATAGACGAGTTCGTCGACGCGATCAACGGGATCGCCGACCAGACGAACCTGCTCGCCCTGAACGCCTCGATCGAGGCGGCGCGGGCCGGCGAGGCCGGCGCCGGGTTCGGCGTCGTCGCCGACGAGATCAAGTCGCTCGCGGAGGAGTCACAGGAACACGCGAGCGACATCGAGTCGATGGTCGACGGGATCCGCACCGACACCGAGGAGACGGTCGAGAGCCTCTCGGAGACGACGGTGCGGGTCGACGAGGGGAGCGAGCGCGTCGCCGACGCGACGGAGAGCCTCACGGCCATCGCCGAGGCGGTGACGGAGACGGCGGACGGGATCGACGAGGTCTCGGACGTGACCGACGAGCAGGCCGCCGCCGCCGAGGAGATCGCCGCGACGATCGACGGGGTGGTCGAGCAGTCCAACCGGATCAGCGAAGAGATGCAGGAGTTAGCGGCCGAAAGCGAGCGCCAGTCGGCGGCGGTCGAGGAGGTGGAACGGACCGTGCGCCGGTTGGCCCTTGACGGCGGGACCGACGGCGGTGTCGGCAGGGCGTCTCTGACGGACGGCGGAACGCGGGTGAAGCGGGCGGACGCGGAGGCGCCTACGGAGGCGGAGAAAGGTCGGTCGCTGCCGGCCGGGATTCCCGAAGGAACGCCCCGGTTCGTGATCGACCGCCTCTCTGACGCGGAACTGCGTGCGATCGCCGACGGAGAGCTAGAGATGGACGATCTGCGGTGA
- a CDS encoding ABC transporter ATP-binding protein produces MSDAFETGDAAPTGAPAPGDVLSVRDLSTRFFTEEGQINAVESVSFDLREDEILGVVGESGSGKSVTALSLVDLVETPGRITAGEVWYRDPDLAEEFRGNDAVRVDGDHVDLRTVPPRVRRSLRGPSFSVIFQDPMSSFNPSITVGEQIAEAVEVQRRARANPRSTRSRTQGYGLGKYLLDGLVPGRDYTSEESMERAVDLLGQVGIPDPEERVDEYPGQFSGGMLQRAMIAQALAGEPDVLIADEPTTALDVTIQAQILNLLKEIQADRGMSIVLITHDLGVIAEMCDRVCVMYAGEVVERGTLDSVFEDTVHPYTQGLLGSIPDVDDPQARLEPITGNVPSLVDAEMDDRCYFADRCPKAMDACLDKPPEATVDAAADHGAKCVLADREYDPADALPDDYFGEAGEAADPDDGAAAATDGGEGE; encoded by the coding sequence ATGAGCGACGCCTTCGAGACCGGCGACGCGGCCCCGACGGGGGCGCCCGCGCCCGGCGACGTGCTCTCGGTCCGCGACCTCTCGACCCGCTTTTTCACCGAGGAGGGGCAGATCAACGCGGTGGAGTCGGTGTCGTTCGACCTCCGGGAAGACGAGATCCTCGGCGTCGTCGGCGAGTCCGGCTCCGGCAAGTCGGTGACCGCGCTGTCGCTCGTCGACCTCGTCGAGACCCCCGGCCGGATCACCGCCGGCGAGGTGTGGTACCGCGACCCAGACCTCGCCGAGGAGTTCCGCGGGAACGACGCCGTGCGGGTCGACGGCGACCACGTCGACCTCCGGACGGTGCCGCCGCGCGTCCGACGCTCGCTGCGTGGTCCCTCGTTCAGCGTCATCTTCCAGGACCCGATGAGCAGCTTCAACCCCTCGATCACAGTCGGCGAGCAGATCGCCGAGGCGGTCGAGGTACAGCGCCGGGCGCGGGCGAACCCGCGCTCGACGCGCTCGCGGACGCAGGGGTACGGGCTCGGCAAGTACCTCCTCGACGGGCTCGTCCCCGGCCGCGACTACACGAGCGAGGAGAGCATGGAGCGCGCGGTCGACCTGCTCGGACAGGTCGGGATCCCCGACCCGGAGGAGCGCGTCGACGAGTACCCCGGGCAGTTCTCCGGCGGGATGCTCCAGCGCGCGATGATCGCGCAGGCACTCGCCGGCGAGCCCGACGTGCTGATCGCCGACGAGCCGACGACCGCGCTCGACGTGACGATTCAGGCGCAGATCCTGAACCTGCTGAAGGAGATCCAGGCCGACCGCGGGATGAGCATCGTACTCATCACCCACGACCTCGGCGTGATCGCGGAGATGTGCGACCGCGTCTGCGTGATGTACGCGGGCGAGGTCGTCGAGCGCGGCACGCTCGACTCGGTGTTCGAGGACACGGTCCACCCGTACACGCAGGGGTTACTCGGCTCGATCCCGGACGTGGACGACCCGCAGGCACGGCTCGAACCGATCACGGGCAACGTCCCGAGCCTGGTCGACGCCGAGATGGACGACCGGTGTTACTTCGCCGACCGGTGTCCGAAGGCGATGGACGCGTGCCTCGACAAGCCGCCCGAGGCGACTGTCGACGCCGCCGCCGACCACGGCGCCAAGTGCGTCCTCGCGGACCGCGAGTACGACCCGGCCGACGCGCTCCCGGACGACTACTTCGGCGAGGCCGGCGAGGCAGCCGATCCCGACGACGGGGCCGCGGCCGCGACCGACGGGGGTGAGGGGGAATGA
- the npdG gene encoding NADPH-dependent F420 reductase yields MKIAILGGTGDIGEGLALRLAADTPHRVAVGSREAEKAENKAEEYTTELESRGLDATVAGGENSAVAADARIVVLAVPPYHVGDTVEAVAGSLEDGDVLVSPATGMKRDDEGFHYHKPGAGSVTAIVADAAPEGVDVVGAFHNLAAARLANLDADLGVDTLVIGDDGDAKRTVADVAEGIEGLRALDAGGIANAPEIEGLTPLLINVASNNEKLHDLGVRFQ; encoded by the coding sequence ATGAAAATCGCCATCTTGGGCGGCACCGGCGACATCGGTGAGGGACTCGCGCTGCGGCTGGCGGCGGACACGCCACACCGGGTCGCCGTCGGGTCGCGGGAGGCCGAGAAGGCCGAGAACAAGGCCGAGGAGTACACGACCGAGCTGGAGAGCCGCGGGCTCGACGCGACCGTCGCGGGCGGCGAAAACAGCGCGGTCGCCGCCGACGCCCGGATCGTCGTCCTCGCGGTCCCGCCGTACCACGTCGGCGACACCGTCGAGGCGGTGGCGGGGTCGCTGGAGGACGGCGACGTGCTGGTCTCGCCGGCGACGGGGATGAAACGCGACGACGAGGGGTTCCACTACCACAAGCCGGGCGCGGGATCGGTGACGGCGATCGTCGCGGACGCGGCGCCCGAGGGCGTCGACGTCGTCGGGGCGTTCCACAACCTCGCGGCCGCGCGGCTCGCGAACCTCGACGCCGACCTCGGGGTCGACACGCTCGTCATCGGCGACGACGGGGACGCGAAGCGGACGGTCGCGGACGTCGCCGAGGGGATCGAGGGGCTGCGCGCACTCGACGCCGGCGGGATCGCCAACGCACCCGAAATCGAGGGATTGACCCCGCTTTTGATCAACGTCGCCTCGAACAACGAGAAGCTCCACGACCTCGGCGTGCGGTTCCAATAA
- a CDS encoding multicopper oxidase domain-containing protein: protein MTHSDSGSDGGFARRTILQAAGLSGVAGLAGCMSQTVNTAATGDGADAAQTDDEGPALPETGSPEVVDLDERGREVTLRSVHARHAAHPGSSLGGPVEMPVTWAFQADDGTPSVPGPVLRATEGDDLSITLDNTDAEMPHTLHFHGVSKSWKDDGVPSTTGITVMPGEKHTYEIGADVPGTHLYHCHFNTPMHMDMGMYGILRIDPEGYESADVEQFMTLKDWDTRLSRSYGGEDATYDLQNRRPDAFTINGRVAPYTFNPDHGSPVVVSEGDTVRLHLVNAGFMSHPIHTHNHRFRTVEKDGAEYPEVLQLPEDVVNVAPAERHTVEFEADADPGIYPIHCHKVDHVRNGGSYPGGMLTAVVYEQAMGTDVFADLMEKAGYEL, encoded by the coding sequence ATGACGCACAGCGACTCCGGTTCCGACGGCGGCTTCGCGCGGCGAACGATCCTCCAGGCTGCGGGCCTCTCGGGCGTCGCCGGGCTGGCGGGCTGTATGAGCCAGACGGTCAACACCGCCGCGACCGGCGACGGCGCGGACGCGGCCCAGACCGACGACGAGGGGCCCGCGCTCCCCGAGACGGGGTCGCCGGAGGTCGTCGACCTCGACGAGCGCGGCCGCGAGGTGACGCTGCGTTCGGTCCACGCCCGCCACGCGGCCCACCCCGGCAGCTCGCTCGGCGGGCCGGTCGAGATGCCGGTGACGTGGGCGTTTCAGGCCGACGACGGCACGCCGAGCGTGCCCGGACCGGTACTCCGGGCCACGGAGGGCGACGACCTCTCGATCACGCTCGACAACACCGACGCGGAGATGCCCCACACGCTCCACTTCCACGGCGTCTCGAAGTCGTGGAAGGACGACGGCGTCCCGTCGACGACGGGAATCACCGTGATGCCCGGCGAGAAACACACCTACGAGATCGGCGCGGACGTGCCCGGCACCCACCTCTACCACTGTCACTTCAATACCCCGATGCACATGGACATGGGGATGTACGGGATCCTCCGCATCGACCCCGAGGGGTACGAGTCGGCCGACGTCGAGCAGTTCATGACGCTGAAAGACTGGGACACGCGGCTCTCTCGGTCGTACGGCGGCGAGGACGCGACGTACGACCTCCAGAACCGGCGGCCGGACGCGTTCACGATCAACGGGCGCGTCGCGCCGTACACGTTCAACCCCGACCACGGCTCGCCGGTCGTCGTCAGCGAGGGCGACACGGTGCGGCTCCACTTAGTCAACGCTGGGTTCATGTCGCACCCGATACACACGCACAACCACCGGTTCCGCACCGTCGAGAAGGACGGCGCCGAGTACCCCGAGGTATTGCAATTACCGGAGGACGTGGTGAACGTCGCGCCCGCGGAGCGGCACACCGTCGAGTTCGAGGCGGACGCCGACCCCGGCATCTACCCGATCCACTGCCACAAGGTCGACCACGTCCGGAACGGCGGCTCCTACCCCGGCGGCATGCTCACCGCTGTCGTTTACGAACAGGCGATGGGGACCGACGTGTTCGCGGACCTCATGGAGAAGGCGGGATACGAACTCTGA
- a CDS encoding MazG-like family protein — MDEQDRVAAFVAEHGLETDLAYRVLDLESEVGEVAKEVATSTDYGRNPEAAAIATDEIGDALFALLALAEAADVDADAALSESLAKYEARIESTGDAGSGQ, encoded by the coding sequence ATGGACGAGCAGGACCGCGTGGCCGCGTTCGTCGCCGAGCACGGGTTAGAGACCGACCTCGCCTACCGCGTCCTCGACTTGGAGAGCGAGGTCGGCGAGGTCGCGAAGGAAGTGGCGACCTCGACCGACTACGGCCGGAATCCGGAGGCCGCCGCGATCGCGACCGACGAGATCGGCGACGCGCTGTTCGCGCTGCTCGCCCTCGCCGAGGCGGCCGACGTCGACGCCGACGCGGCGCTCTCCGAGTCGCTGGCGAAGTACGAGGCGCGGATCGAGTCGACCGGCGACGCCGGCTCGGGGCAGTAG